The window CCTCGGCGAAGTGCGTGGTGATCTGCACCAGGGCGCGGGCGCTCGCGGACAGCGCGAACACGCCGTAGACGAGCAGCAGGACACGGCCGACGCCGGAGCCGAGAGCGGCGTCGGCCGGACGGACGGTGGTGTTCTCAGGCAACGGTCACCGACGCGATCTGCTGCAGGCGCAGCACGAGGACGGGCAGGATCAGGCAGGCGATCCCGAGGGTCAGGTTGCCCCAGCGGGTCGGCTCCATCTTGGCCAGGATCATCCCGGTCGGGATCAACCCGATCGTGGTGACCAGATAGCCGGCGAACGTGCCGATGTCGGCGGGCTGCTCGTCGCCGAACAGGCCGGCCACCGCGACCACGATGAGAATCGTGGCCAGTACGGTCAGCGCGGCGCCGGCGATCATGTCGATGCGGCTCGGCGCCCGGTCGAGTGCTGTCCGAATCAGATACCACGCCGCCAGGACGAGGGCGGCGACGATTGTCGCCGTCGACAGGGGTCCGTTCACCCGGCCAGGTTACTGAGGCCGTTCCGGCCTGGTAACTTCCGGCCCGGGAGATCAAGAACGCGAGGGCGGGGCTAACCGGTGCGCTTCGGACTATTCGGTACGGGACCATGGGCTCAACTGGCGCACGCGCCGGGGCTGGCCGCGCATTCCGGCGTCGAGTTCGCCGGCGTCTGGGGGCGGGACCCGCGGAAGGCGGCCGACCTGGCCGACCGTTACGGCGTTCCGGCGTACAGCGACGCCGACGCGCTGATCGCCGACGTCGACGCGGTCGCGATCGCGCTCCCGCCGGACGTGCAGGCGCCACTCGCGCTGCGGGCGGCCCGGGCCGGCCGGCACCTCCTGCTGGACAAGCCGATCGCGTTGCGTACCGAGGACGCCGAAGCCCTGGCCGACGCGGCGGGTGAGGTGGCTTCGGTGGTCTTCTTCACCCGCCGGTTCACGCCCGAGCTGGACGGCTTCGTCACCGAGGCGGCGGCCACCGGCGGCTGGGCCGAAGCCCGGATCGACCACCTCGGCTCGATCTTCGTGCCGGACAATCCGTTCGGCGCGTCACCGTGGCGGCGGGAACGCGGCGGTCTCTGGGATGTCGGTCCGCACGCGCTCGCCGTGGTGCTGCCGGTGCTCGGGCCGGTGGCCGAGGTGACCGCCGTGGCAGGGCCTCGTGACCTGACGTTCGTGCTGCTCAAGCACGTGAGCGGGGCGGTCAGCCGGTTCACCTTGGCGGTGGACGCGCCGCCCGCGGCGGCCCGCGAGGAGGCCGTCTTCGCCGGGGACGCCGGAGTCCGGGAGGTGCCGCGCGGCCGGTGGGATCCGG of the Actinoplanes sichuanensis genome contains:
- a CDS encoding Gfo/Idh/MocA family protein codes for the protein MRFGLFGTGPWAQLAHAPGLAAHSGVEFAGVWGRDPRKAADLADRYGVPAYSDADALIADVDAVAIALPPDVQAPLALRAARAGRHLLLDKPIALRTEDAEALADAAGEVASVVFFTRRFTPELDGFVTEAAATGGWAEARIDHLGSIFVPDNPFGASPWRRERGGLWDVGPHALAVVLPVLGPVAEVTAVAGPRDLTFVLLKHVSGAVSRFTLAVDAPPAAAREEAVFAGDAGVREVPRGRWDPADALGRAIDQLLVAAGGGPSSAVDVRFGAAVTAVLAAAERSLAEGATVTI